The DNA window AATCACGGAGCCCAGTGAACATGCTGACTATACCCCGTTTGGATGACAGAGACTTTTTTCTGGTACtcgtcacatcgaatatttggacactaattagaaatattaaatatagattagtaataaaactcacccacACTCTAcgctatttcgcgagacgaatctattgagcctaattagtccatgattagtaaatgtgatactacagtaaatatttgctaatcatggcttaattggacttaaaaaatttatctaataaaataacatttatttatgcaatttagttttattatcaatctatatttaatacttctaataaacatccaaacatccgtgacaagagattaaaaaaattccctgCATCTAAACCGCCACTAATTGCATGATGCACCGTCCGAGCACTATTTACGTACGTATTGTCTACCCTGCACGTTCAAATTTCGGTCACTATTTGACttactaaatttataaacattttaaaatagagcaCCATATTATTGATTACATCTACCATATTATTGATTACATCTACTTTCTCAATGAGTTTGGCACTGTCTGGTCGCAGAGGAACATAATTTCTGCATGACGAGAGGAATAAGGGCTTGTTTATTTAACGAAATTTTTTGGGTTGGGGTGAAATCGGATGTtttgtttgatcggatgtcgaaagaCTATTTCGGTGACTAAttgaaaactaattatacagggTGTTAGGAAATCACAAGAtaacttttaaccttaattaattcgtcattagcaaaTGTGAGTTATTATAACagttatggttaatcatatactaattaggctcaaaaggttcgtctagtaatttttttcaaactgtgtatttagttattttttaactatatttacaGTCTATGGAAAACGACTTTACTGTCGGCTACGTTTCTACACCTACAAAGGTAGGATGTTTGCTCGTCGTAATCTAACAGCTTAGGAATTTATTTggctataaaatttgaaatagcAAATCTCATGAGCATTTCTACTGTGGAATTAATATACTGGTTGGCTGCCAGTATAAACAAGAGCACGTTTATGAAAACACTCGATATCACATTAAAACATTTTGAGGTGCTATTCCATCTCTGTTCTTTATCAATGCAGTCATGTATATGCAGAGTTAACACACTAGTTTAGATAATAATTGAGTTAGTAGAGCTGATAAGGTAACGACGTAATTGGCATACCTGTACAGTGTGATATCCGGCCGCTACAACGATAAATAATCTGAAACGAGCCGGGTTGCAAACTGAAGAAGAGCGGTTGCAAATTTCTGTGCTACTGGTAGaatatacttcctccatcaaaaaaacaaatttaatacTAGGTGTGATATATCCTAAAGCAACAAATCTAGACAtacatatgtctagatttatagtaTTGGATGTGTCATATCTAGTACTACGTTGATTTCTTTTATAGGATGGATGAAATATATAACTAGATACTTCCTAGTCCATACGACGTCGGTACTTGAATACAAGAAATTGAAATTGAAACTGCATGTGCACGTGTACATCTTGACATCCGTCCCCAGAAGTTCATGCACATGCTGAGAACGAAGCATCGATCTTTCCCTGAAGAAGTACTTTCTGGACGGCAGCAGCGTTTTCTAGAATCGTTATTTAAGCTCAAAAGTTTTTGCTCAATTTGGCCGGTTCTCAAGCTATTGTTGTACCAAACAAAATGCCAAGAAAATCTGGCCGGTTCTCAAGCTGAAATTCCTCACAATTCCAGACCAATTTCATGAGGGTGTGTGCCTGTATGGTACAGCAAAACTTGTTAACAGATGGTTATCTGATAATCAGTAATTCAGCATTGCaaaagagaacaaaaaaagGAACATTTTCTGAACGACCGTACTCTCGagtttcatttattgttgCCACTACTTTTTGCTCAATGCTGTTTACCTCTGCCAGGATCGGCCTAAACGACGAAGGCCAGCAAAAGTAATTTAACATTTCTGGCCTGTCTCAGATGTACAGTTCCCGGTCGAATCGAGCATATTCTTAAGCAAAATCATTattaggggtgtttagtttgagaaaaattttgggagaaatatcacgtcaaatgtttgataggatgttggaaggggttttcggacacgaatgaaaaaacgaatttcacggctagcctaaaaaccatgagacgaatcttttgagcctaattaatccgtcattagcacatgttggttactgtagcacttatggctaatcatggactaattagactcaaaagatttgtctcaagatttattccataactgtgtaattagttttttaattcatctatgtttaatgttttatttaggtgcccaaaaattcgatgtgatgtttttgaaaaaaaatttagaaagtaAACAACGCCTTAGAACTACTTATCTGCAACTTGCAGAAAACAAATTGCACGCATTAATTTACTTGCGGTGAACCATGCATGGATAATGTCAGACTCACAGTTGTTTATCCAGGCAAGTTATTATACGCAGAAGCTTTTGTCTCAAGTGTCAGCATTATTAGATAAGTCAAGTGGTGATAAGGAACATGACTTGACACCAGTTGAAAACATGCTTGGAAATGAATGATGTATAACTATCTACGAAATATAAGTTACCAGTTAGTCCACTCAAGGTAGATTGGGGATAACTCTCCTACTTGGACATTCTGTCcaatttaatatttgaatcTTCTACTCCATTGGAGCGTTAGAAGTCCTTTTCTCTTCAGTttcatcacaaaaataaaaggacaACAGTTTGataataatatgaaacagatcaGCGAAAGCAATTGGATGAATGTAGAAACACACCAGTTTCAGTAGTTGGAATTAGATACACCCATGTCCAAATCTTGTGAACTGTGTGTGTTACatggttgaaaaaaatagtggaCATTACCAGTTTACCACCAGCTAGGTTCAGACCATCCAACTGAACTACAAAAGAAAACCTTacaattcataaaatttgtactaaatgaTGAAGGCTACCactcaattaattaagctgaaTTATTAACCAATTCATCACAAGTATCTTGGAAAGGTTACCATTCAATTAATCTTGGGAGAAATACATACAacttcagagaaaaaaaaaagttctatacTAATGAGATGAGTTATAATAATGTTAGCCATATTTTAGCCAGCAAGCATATAAAACTTCAAAAAGTAAGGCAGAATTCTAATTGAAGATTACATTGATATATCACATGCTACAGTCTCTTTTGCATTCATACAAAGCTACATCAATCTGCATTTAATCTATCACCTATAGCCACTCTCCATTTCAAGCAGCAATGAGGCACTCAATTGGAATGATGACCAGGAATTTGTGCAGCAAGCAGAGTATAAAAGGATTTGCGATTTGTTGGATGATACTGCTTGTTGTAGAATCACTAGGAAAGTATGAATGTGAAACTCTTATGATCTAACTTAAAGAGTCAGAGGTATTTATCCTTGATAATCTTTACTATCTCTTCAACTCTTTTGATGATTTTAGGGTTCATCAAGTCCCTTGCTTGTCTAAGGAGAGTGCCTTCTCTGCTGTTATAATATGCATCAACTATAGCACTTGCCCAAGTGTGCAATGCCTCTGGACTCCTGCAGTACACCAGATGTCATCAAAACATTGCgtaagagaaagaaaaaactgcCACATAtgaaaggaaaattttaatataccaAGAACACTTACGTGTATAATGTATCAACATTTTCCCCCTGAAGTTCAGGCCCAGGAGTAAATGCATCATTCAATGCACTCATGCGTTCTTCTGGATCATCAACCATTATAAGATGCTTTAATATTCTGATATCCTTTGGCATTTGTCTTTGAAGATTGGCTACTGCAGTCATGTATAGATGAAACATTATATCTTTAGCCTGCACAATGTATTGCATTTCTGTGAGCACTCAGACTGACGCATATGTAAATTAGGCATAGATATAGCATAATCATATAAGGTATTACTGCTCTATATTCCAAATGGTAATTGAATGCCTTTCCATTTTACCTCAGATTTTGTAATGTCTGTACCCTTTGCAGCTGACCAAGCTTTTGAAAGCATCAACACTAACGCAGAATCAAGTTCCTTTTTCTCAGCTAAATCATCTATCTTTCTGCATGCAGCATCTACTGAAGGTGAATTGAGTATATCTTTTAACTTCAATTCAGCAGCATTCAGAGCTTCAAGACTCCCAGAAGTGTCATCATGAGCTTGAAGGGCATCTACACAATCATTGCCAAGTTGTGCCAATTCTGCAAGCAGACAagacaaaacagaaaaatcagTAACTCACAAAATACTAATGGCtgaataacaaaacaatagtATTTATGTTCCAACAACATAAACAGTATCAGGACCCACACTACATAGTATACAATAGCATAATCCAAGTTCAGTGAGGACTGAGCAAACTATTAGCAAAGATCTATTCATGTTAATATTGGTATATCTATATTACTTGAGATGTTACTCGTATGAAAAGTTACTGAATGCTTAATACAAAAAATGCTATGCAAATGAACAATATACGATAGAAGAAAAAGGCAAAGGTTGCAGACACAGGGTCTTGTGTGTGTCTTACCTCTCTGTTTTTCAGGGTCATCATGATAAGACTCTGCAACGTAATAGAGGTGGTTGAAAAATTCCACCGTGAAATCTTTACGGCGCTTAGCAACAACAGCATTGATTTTATCAGATGGTGTATATTTTACTACTTCAAGTAGTTCATTATGTCTTTGTACATCCTCATCTATCTGAAAAGTGAATGAGGAAGACAAACTTAAAACCTCTTATTGATAAAGGCTAAATTTAGTAATTGAAATGAAGCAGAATGGGCTTCCTACAAATCCCTAAAGTGAATCACCTCTTTTAGTTTTCTAGCAAGCCTGAGGAGATTGTGCTTCATTTCAGGGTTTGATTCTGCATCTGCTCTTTCTTGACAGcgtttaaaaaaatgtggccTTATGTTATCCCATTCTCTACTGAAAGCTATCAGCTTTCTCCAATCTGTTGGAGTGGGCTTATCAACCATAAATACACCAATTAACTTGTCAgatattttaatcattttcTCATTGTCTTTAGATGTCTTATTGGTCTTGGTAACCCTTCCAGCCAGATGATCTTTATGTGATGAAACACTCATAGCAACATTTGTATATCCACTGCTTGATGGCATGTTTTCGGTATAATCATCAGGAACTGCTGTAACGTCACCAACTGCTTCCAGATTAGAGCATCGCGGTTGGACATGACTAAGAAACAAGTGACctgcaataaaaaaactaacatgTTGGAGTAGAACCTTTCAATATTAGATAGATGCCCCAAATACAAAACTCCATGAGTCCATCAGGTACAGGAACAGAGCCAGTAGTTCATTACAAATGGTTACACTATTACAAAATCCAGTAATTCATGCATGCCCAACAGACTGATACAAAAGAGACTAAATGGAGGTTTGACTCGACACATGGTAAAACTGGAAGGAGTCCATTACCAGCAGGATAAAGACCTCCTTTAAAGTGGTAAAACATAGCCCCTAAATTCTTACACACTAAAACTAGAACTGCGGAGTTAAAATTTTGGGATATCCAGTTTGGTTGCAGGAAACAATCATATAGAGAGCATATGCAGGAACTACTTGCACAGTTCTAACATACAggacattttattttcaagaCTATTGAACTTTAGAGTAGCACAAAATTTTGCAGCTACAGGACAAGTACATAAGAAGAATATAACACTGAATAAAACCTTGAAACTTCTGGATGTtgaagcaagaacaagaataaACTATCAGACTATGAGAGAAAACTACCAGACTATGCGAGGATCACAAAGTATATTttagttagaaaaaaatggttaatGTTCAAGTTGTAGTTTCAGAGAAGTTCCATTCTCAACAAAGGGTTAAAATCCTTAGTGTAAGTTAAACATCATACCAAACCAGAAAAACCAACCACTAAACCTTCGTCATCATCACTTTTTAGCAGCAGTAATAATTTTCTAGACTCCTTTAAGTTAAAGAGGGGGTAGTGGTGGTGAGTGGTAAACCTGCCAccaccccaccaccaactctcCAAAATTCTGACATGTGGCAAAACCGTCCAACCCATCTCCAAACCAAACGTACGGTGCAACTGTAGAATTTACCAACAGATCATAGAGCTCTCAGCCATGATCATCCTTGAAATGtgcttataattaataaatagagCACTTTCTCTACGGGAGTGAAAACCTGGCaactaaaacatttaattaattctaaaacTAAACTCTAAAATATGAAAGGTTTCCTCTTTGCAACGTGCCAATGTGATACTCCTGATTTCGTAGGGGGCATATTGCTACTAattcaaaatgaaaaaaaaaacttaaaccGGTAAGAAATGGCGACGACCGAGACCTCCCTGTTCAATACGGCTAAGGAATCTAAGAAAATGCCCAATTATGTTATCGCACAAGCCCCTGGTCGCCCAAACCATAAGCTATTCAGCCGAAAGCGAAAGCAAAGTCTGTCTCTGAGCACCTCCATCGCAGCAATACCCGACTCCTCAGATGAACCCCAAGCTGGGAACACACTAACCTTTGGAGGCGGATtgggcggcggcagggaggcggaggcggcgggtgaAAGGGAGGAGGGCGGGGGGCGGGGTGAGCAGGGGGAGGCTGGTGGGCGGCGCCTGGCAGGAAGGGGCGGCCGGCATCGCCATTCGCCCGCGGCCGTCTCTCGCTAGGGTTttgagcgagcgagcgagcgaacaagcgggcggcggtggcggcggcgaggggcagCGGCCGCTCGGGGGATAGGACGCGACGAGGCCGCGTGGGGTG is part of the Oryza brachyantha chromosome 2, ObraRS2, whole genome shotgun sequence genome and encodes:
- the LOC102707372 gene encoding uncharacterized protein At4g37920, which codes for MAMPAAPSCQAPPTSLPLLTPPPALLPFTRRLRLPAAAQSASKGHLFLSHVQPRCSNLEAVGDVTAVPDDYTENMPSSSGYTNVAMSVSSHKDHLAGRVTKTNKTSKDNEKMIKISDKLIGVFMVDKPTPTDWRKLIAFSREWDNIRPHFFKRCQERADAESNPEMKHNLLRLARKLKEIDEDVQRHNELLEVVKYTPSDKINAVVAKRRKDFTVEFFNHLYYVAESYHDDPEKQRELAQLGNDCVDALQAHDDTSGSLEALNAAELKLKDILNSPSVDAACRKIDDLAEKKELDSALVLMLSKAWSAAKGTDITKSEAKDIMFHLYMTAVANLQRQMPKDIRILKHLIMVDDPEERMSALNDAFTPGPELQGENVDTLYTSPEALHTWASAIVDAYYNSREGTLLRQARDLMNPKIIKRVEEIVKIIKDKYL